Proteins from a genomic interval of Treponema brennaborense DSM 12168:
- a CDS encoding C40 family peptidase translates to MITNSRKSLFFLIICGAFSASFVWGAAERMSAEESLAARNKMIAYGKQFVGVPYAYGGIDASGMDCSGFIFTVARESIGVQLPRTVSALYANVKIIDDMYKEPGDIVFFRTVGNKISHAGLYMGNNQFMHAVSDGPNTGVIVSSLKETYWKNAYAGAGQFLPASTYVAGSESVQIPVSGTEDGSRPSAASGSAASGSFASGIVLDASLGVNWNLFTADRFLLNFRGVSVDVHARYGKWAAQPGLGVGFTYDPSMHVFQIPLLFSVTLSRGIRVYAGPVFSIGSAVEPGSGDSGEGSRIEPSIFPGVIGVCWQSPSISAGGAEFSLMQDIRYSVFNKTNGAALPFLNSMAAGLVLSSGLRVTFPLSRFL, encoded by the coding sequence ATGATTACGAATAGTCGGAAGTCTCTTTTTTTTCTGATCATATGCGGTGCGTTTTCGGCGTCTTTTGTCTGGGGCGCAGCCGAACGGATGTCTGCGGAAGAATCTCTCGCGGCGCGGAACAAGATGATTGCGTACGGCAAACAGTTCGTCGGCGTACCGTACGCGTACGGCGGTATTGATGCTTCGGGTATGGATTGTTCGGGGTTCATTTTTACCGTCGCGCGCGAGTCGATCGGCGTACAGCTGCCGCGCACCGTGTCCGCGCTCTATGCGAACGTTAAAATCATCGACGATATGTACAAGGAACCGGGAGATATCGTTTTTTTCCGGACGGTCGGCAATAAGATTTCTCACGCCGGATTATATATGGGAAACAATCAATTCATGCACGCGGTGAGCGACGGTCCGAATACCGGCGTCATCGTTTCATCCCTGAAAGAAACTTATTGGAAAAACGCGTACGCCGGTGCGGGGCAGTTTCTGCCTGCTTCAACGTACGTCGCCGGTTCCGAATCCGTGCAGATTCCTGTCTCGGGAACGGAAGACGGTTCACGCCCGTCCGCTGCGTCTGGTTCCGCTGCGTCGGGTTCGTTCGCATCCGGTATTGTGCTGGACGCGTCGCTCGGCGTGAATTGGAACCTGTTTACGGCCGATCGGTTTTTGCTGAATTTTCGCGGCGTTTCGGTCGACGTGCACGCCCGGTACGGTAAATGGGCGGCGCAGCCGGGACTCGGCGTCGGATTTACGTACGATCCGAGTATGCACGTGTTTCAGATCCCGCTTTTGTTTTCCGTAACGCTTTCCCGCGGAATCCGCGTGTACGCGGGACCGGTGTTTTCGATCGGATCGGCGGTGGAACCGGGTTCCGGCGATTCCGGCGAGGGGAGCCGCATCGAGCCGTCGATTTTTCCGGGCGTAATAGGCGTCTGCTGGCAGTCCCCGTCGATTTCGGCAGGCGGCGCCGAGTTTTCGCTCATGCAGGATATCCGTTATTCGGTGTTCAATAAGACGAACGGTGCGGCTTTGCCGTTTTTGAACTCAATGGCCGCCGGATTGGTGCTTTCCTCCGGTTTGCGCGTAACGTTTCCGCTGTCCCGCTTTCTTTAA